In one Fimbriimonadaceae bacterium genomic region, the following are encoded:
- a CDS encoding adenylate/guanylate cyclase domain-containing protein, giving the protein MNETPSAPDRTVLAAILFTDAVGFSAFAREDEAGALEAIAADHRAMRTLCGQHDGKVVKSTGDGLMMMFDSAVSAFQCALAILRDVPHSRIKHRLGLHLGDVTVSEDDVMGDGVNVASRLQELAQPGEICASQTVVDVVQSRLKFAMRPMGVQTLKNIPQPLRVYAVDPFGSETRKPHPPRLNARVVGFVFGAIALLAIGIPLWMLALRPPPQTVAQNESGPVTLSPELARYLENGKPVDGTTEAPAAQTPEEKALAKKVSDLESMQKWFDEQMKAYPKEKPLTLPATNGSKPTQVWKDETSGVVAKSSDDSRPDGVKAGTFVEATRKLIGRMPEGPQKESMLRKLESLAVPRKPPTSTPGDSAPPAPMRPGFVRNVPLPKEVQARIEELDNLNVVLGDALKGFSPTRPFSLESPGRQPLSLWIDADGDLVGDTGDGSAAPVEMATYIRVARELSKSLPDGPEKEALKAALEKFGHRDGPGN; this is encoded by the coding sequence GACAGTCCTTGCGGCCATCCTCTTTACGGACGCCGTCGGCTTCAGCGCGTTCGCCCGCGAAGACGAGGCGGGTGCGCTCGAAGCGATCGCGGCCGACCACCGCGCGATGCGCACGCTGTGCGGCCAACACGACGGCAAGGTCGTCAAGTCCACCGGGGACGGGCTGATGATGATGTTCGACTCCGCGGTGTCGGCGTTCCAGTGCGCGTTGGCGATCCTGCGCGACGTTCCCCACTCCCGCATCAAACACCGGCTCGGACTTCACTTGGGCGATGTGACCGTATCCGAAGACGACGTGATGGGCGACGGCGTGAACGTCGCTTCCCGCCTTCAGGAGCTGGCCCAACCCGGCGAGATCTGCGCGTCTCAGACCGTCGTCGACGTCGTCCAGAGCCGCCTGAAGTTCGCGATGCGACCGATGGGCGTCCAGACGCTCAAGAACATTCCGCAACCGTTGCGGGTGTATGCCGTGGACCCCTTTGGTTCGGAAACCAGGAAGCCCCACCCGCCGCGCTTGAACGCCCGAGTGGTGGGCTTCGTGTTCGGCGCCATCGCCCTGCTCGCAATCGGCATCCCGCTTTGGATGCTCGCCCTGCGTCCACCTCCCCAGACCGTGGCGCAAAACGAGAGTGGCCCTGTGACCTTGAGCCCGGAGCTCGCCCGCTACCTCGAGAACGGCAAACCGGTCGACGGGACCACGGAAGCCCCCGCGGCACAAACGCCGGAAGAGAAGGCGCTCGCCAAGAAGGTCTCGGATCTCGAGAGCATGCAGAAGTGGTTCGACGAACAGATGAAGGCCTATCCCAAGGAGAAACCACTCACCTTGCCCGCGACAAACGGATCGAAACCCACGCAGGTCTGGAAGGACGAAACGTCGGGAGTGGTTGCCAAATCGTCCGACGACTCGCGCCCCGACGGCGTCAAGGCCGGCACGTTCGTCGAGGCGACGCGCAAGCTCATCGGTCGGATGCCGGAGGGCCCTCAGAAGGAATCGATGCTTCGCAAGCTCGAATCGCTCGCGGTCCCCCGCAAACCTCCGACCTCGACGCCCGGCGACTCGGCCCCACCGGCGCCGATGAGGCCGGGGTTTGTGCGGAACGTTCCGCTTCCCAAGGAAGTTCAGGCGCGTATCGAGGAGCTGGACAACCTGAACGTGGTGCTCGGCGACGCGCTGAAAGGGTTCAGCCCCACGCGTCCGTTTTCATTGGAGTCTCCGGGGCGGCAACCGCTCTCGCTCTGGATCGACGCCGACGGCGACCTCGTGGGCGACACCGGAGACGGCTCCGCCGCGCCCGTCGAGATGGCGACCTATATCCGGGTCGCGCGCGAGCTCTCCAAATCCCTCCCCGACGGTCCGGAGAAGGAAGCGCTCAAGGCCGCGCTGGAGAAATTCGGGCACCGGGACGGCCCGGGAAACTAG